The Deinococcus depolymerans genome contains the following window.
GGCGTGAGGCTCACGTCACCCGCAGGCACGCCCGCCGCATCGTCATCCTGCAGGTCCGTGGGCGCCTCCGGAGCGGGAGAGGGCAGCAGCGCCGGCGGCAGCACGGCCAGCCCGGCAGCGGCGCCCAGCACCCCGGCCAGCAGCTCGGCGGGCGTGGCGTCGGCGCCCAGCGCCGCCCAGCCGCCCGCGCTCAGGTCCGGCAGCAGCGCGGCCCACACGCCCGACCCGATCGCCACCAGCGCCGGGTGGCCGCCCAGGGCGTCCGGGTCGGCCAGCCACGCGTCGTCCACGATCAGCACGTCCGCCGGGCCACCATCGGCCGGGCCGCGCAGGCCACCGGCCGCCAGGATCGCCTGCATGCCCGCCGCCAGCACCGCCGAGGCGACCGCCACCTGCACGGTCGGCAGGTGCGGCGGGGCGGGCGGGCGGCTCATGCCTGATCCTACCGGCACGGCGCGGCTCAGCGTTCCCCGACCCGTACCGGCAGGTCCTGCTCCTGCCCGCCCCGCAGGAGGCGCAGCGTGACGGTCTGCCCGGCCTGATCCTGCACCCGCGCCAGCAGTTCACGCGGGTGCCGGACCGGGGCGCCGTCCAGCGCCAGCAGCACGTCCCCGACCATCACGCCCGCCTGCGCGGCCGGCCCGGCCGGGTCCACCTGCACGACCGTCAGGCCCACGCGGCCACCCTGGGCCCATCCGCCCGGTCTCCACCCGCCCGGACCCCACGGGCCACGCGGTCCACTGGGGCCGCCGCGCCCACGCCCGCCCTCCTGTCCGCGGTCACGCCCTGGCCCGGCCCGGTGCCCGCGCTCCCACGGACCGCCCGCCCGGGGACCGCGGGGCCACTGCGCCGCTTCCCGGTTCGCCTCATCCCCATC
Protein-coding sequences here:
- a CDS encoding response regulator transcription factor, with translation MSRPPAPPHLPTVQVAVASAVLAAGMQAILAAGGLRGPADGGPADVLIVDDAWLADPDALGGHPALVAIGSGVWAALLPDLSAGGWAALGADATPAELLAGVLGAAAGLAVLPPALLPSPAPEAPTDLQDDDAAGVPAGDVSLTPRERDVLALLAEGLSNKRAARDLGVSESTVKFHVQALYSKLGVQSRAGAVARGIALGLVSV